The following are encoded in a window of Oncorhynchus keta strain PuntledgeMale-10-30-2019 chromosome 10, Oket_V2, whole genome shotgun sequence genomic DNA:
- the LOC118388589 gene encoding ras-related protein rab7-like has product MTSRKKVLLKVIILGDSGVGKTSLMNQYVNRKFSNQYKATIGADFLTKEVMVDDRLVTMQIWDTAGQERFQSLGVAFYRGADCCVLVFDVTAPNTFKTLDSWRDEFLIQASPRDPENFPFVVLGNKIDLENRQVTTKRAQAWCQSKNNIPYFETSAKEAINVEQAFQTIARNALKQETEVELYNEFPEPIKLDRNDRAKTSAEACTC; this is encoded by the exons aGTTGGGAAGACCTCCCTGATGAACCAGTATGTGAATAGGAAGTTCAGTAACCAGTACAAAGCAACAATAGGAGCTGACTTCCTGACCAAGGAGGTGATGGTGGACGATCGGCTCGTCACAATGCAG ATCTGGGACACGGCAGGGCAAGAGAGGTTCCAGTCTCTGGGTGTGGCGTTCTACCGTGGGGCAGACTGCTGTGTGCTGGTGTTTGACGTAACTGCCCCCAACACCTTCAAGACTCTAGACAGCTGGAGGGACGAGTTCCTGATCCAGGCCAGTCCCAGAGACCCCGAGAACTTTCCCTTTGTGGTGCTAGGCAACAAGATCGACCTGGAGAACAGACAG GTGACGACCAAGCGGGCTCAGGCATGGTGTCAGAGTAAGAACAACATCCCCTACTTTGAGACCAGTGCCAAGGAGGCTATCAACGTAGAGCAGGCCTTCCAGACCATTGCACGCAACGCCCTCAAACAA GAAACTGAGGTGGAGCTGTATAATGAATTCCCGGAGCCCATCAAGCTAGACAGGAATGACAGAGCAAAGACTTCAGCAGAGGCCTGCACCTGCTGA
- the LOC118388590 gene encoding histone H1.10 has protein sequence MVKSDVEVTINAEEAPVASGPKPAKKKKNKKKKNKPGKYSVLVLDAVKKLNERSGSSLVKIYNEAKKASWFDEQNGRTYLRYSIRALVLNNTLIQVKGMGANGSFRLNEDKFAKEVPKKTQSKPAKTTTKTAKASTTKKATVKPKAKSSPKKAPDAKKPAAKMKKLGVKKVIAAQKNKKPKKASKPPTKSPRKK, from the coding sequence ATGGTGAAAAGCGACGTGGAGGTGACTATAAACGCGGAGGAGGCTCCAGTGGCAAGTGGGCCTAAACCAGCCAAGAAaaagaaaaataagaaaaaaaagaatAAGCCTGGCAAATACAGTGTTCTTGTGCTAGACGCTGTCAAAAAGTTGAATGAGCGAAGCGGTTCGTCTTTGGTAAAAATTTATAATGAAGCCAAGAAGGCAAGCTGGTTTGATGAGCAGAATGGGCGAACCTACCTGCGGTATTCTATCCGAGCGCTGGTACTCAACAACACGCTGATCCAAGTGAAGGGCATGGGGGCGAACGGTTCCTTCAGGCTCAATGAAGATAAATTCGCGAAAGAGGTACCGAAAAAGACTCAGTCCAAGCCAGCCAAGACCACCACGAAAACTGCCAAAGCATCGACTACCAAGAAGGCAACCGTCAAGCCAAAGGCGAAGAGCAGCCCGAAGAAGGCACCAGATGCAAAGAAGCCCGCGGCTAAAATGAAGAAGCTGGGTGTCAAAAAGGTGATCGCTGCACAGAAGAACAAGAAGCCGAAGAAAGCCAGCAAGCCACCAACCAAGTCACCGAGGAAGAAGTAG
- the arpc4 gene encoding actin-related protein 2/3 complex subunit 4 — MTATLRPYLNAVRATLQAALCLENFSSQVVERHNKPEVEVRSSKELLLQPVIISRNDKEKVLIEGSINSVRVSIAVKQADEIEKILCHKFMRFMMMRAENFFILRRKPVEGYDISFLITNFHTEQMYKHKLVDFVIHFMEEIDKEISEMKLSVNARARIVAEEFLKNF, encoded by the exons ATG acAGCAACTCTGCGCCCGTACCTCAACGCTGTGCGTGCCACGCTGCAGGCCGCCCTCTGTCTGGAGAACTTCTCCTCTCAGGTGGTGGAGCGCCACAACAAGCCAGAGGTGGAGGTCCG GAGCAGTAAAGAGTTGCTGCTGCAGCCAGTCATCATCAGTCGTAATGACAAGGAGAAGGTTCTTATCGAGGGCTCCATCAACTCAGTCCGAGTCAGCATCGCTGTCAAGCAG GCAGATGAGATTGAGAAGATCCTGTGCCATAAGTTCATGCGCTTCATGATGATGAGAGCAGAGAACTTCTTCATCCTGAGGAGGAAACCAGTGGAG GGCTATGACATCAGTTTCCTCATCACCAACTTCCACACAGAGCAGATGTACAAGCACAAGCTGGTGGACTTCGTCATCCATTTCATGGAAGAGATCGACAAGGAGATCAGTGAGATGAAGCTGTCTGTCAATGCCAGGGCCCGTATCGTCGCTGAGGAGTTCCTCAAAAAC TTCTAG
- the LOC118388593 gene encoding 6-phosphofructo-2-kinase/fructose-2,6-bisphosphatase 4-like isoform X1 yields MTSNEYNIMATSPRELTQNPLKKIWMPWKNGLFVHILQRRVCMTNCPTLIVTVGLPARGKTYISKKLTRYLNWIGVPTKEFNVGQYRRECVKIYKSFEFFHPDNEEGLKIRRQCALTALNDVCQYLTVEGGQVAVFDATNTTRERRWTITRFAEQNGFKVFFVESVCEDPDVIAENIAQVKLGSPDYIDCNTEEVIEDFMKRIKCYENSYQPLDEVLDRDLSYIKIMDVGRRYLVNRVLDHIQSRIVYYLMNIHITPRSIYLCRHGESDLNVKGRIGGDSGLSGRGKEFAKCLGKFIQEQNINNLKVWTSQMKRTIQTAEAVAVPYEQWKALNEIDAGVCEEMTYEEIQLHFPVEFSLRDQDKYRYRYPKGESYEDLVQRLEPVIMELERQENVLVICHQAVMRCLLAYFLDKSAEELPFLKCPLHTVLKLTPVAYGCKVESVWLNVEAVNTHRDRPENVDISRMPEEALFTVPAHQ; encoded by the exons ATGACTTCCAACGAATACAATATAATGGCTACATCACCCCGTGAGCTTACTCAGAACCCGCTGAAGAAAATATGGATGCCATGGAAAAACGGGCTCTTTGTACACATTTTACAAAGAAGGG tatgTATGACCAACTGTCCCACCCTCATTGTGACGGTGGGCCTCCCAGCGAGAGGGAAGACCTACATCTCCAAGAAGCTGACCCGCTATCTCAACTGGATTGGCGTGCCAACCAAAG AGTTCAACGTGGGTCAGTACAGGAGGGAGTGTGTGAAGATCTACAAGTCTTTTGAGTTTTTCCATCCAGACAATGAAGAGGGGCTGAAGATCAGGAG GCAGTGTGCACTGACGGCGCTGAATGATGTGTGCCAGTACCTGACTGTGGAGGGAGGCCAGGTGGCG GTGTTTGATGCCACTAACACCaccagggagaggagatggaccaTCACCAGGTTTGCAGAGCAGAATGGCTTTAAG GTGTTCTTTGTGGAGTCTGTGTGTGAAGACCCTGATGTCATTGCAGAGAACATAGCG CAAGTGAAGCTGGGTAGTCCTGATTACATAGACTGTAATACAGAGGAGGTCATCGAGGACTTCATGAAGAGAATCAAGTGCTACGAGAACTCTTACCAGCCACTGGATGAGGTTCTAGACAG GGATCTGTCCTACATTAAGATCATGGACGTGGGCCGGAGATACCTGGTGAACAGGGTGCTGGACCACATCCAGAGCCGCATTGTCTACTACCTAATGAATATCCACATCACACCACGTTCCATCTACCTGTGTCGCCATGGAGAGAGTGACCTCAACGTCAAAGGACGCATCGGAGGAGACTCAGGCCTGTCTGGCAGGGGCAAGGAG TTTGCAAAGTGTCTGGGGAAGTTTATCCAGGAGCAAAACATTAACAATCTGAAGGTGTGGACCAGTCAGATGAAGAGAACCATTCAGACAGCCGAGGCCGTGGCTGTCCCCTATGAGCAGTGGAAGGCTCTCAACGAGATCGATGCT GGTGTGTGTGAAGAGATGACGTATGAGGAGATTCAGCTACATTTCCCTGTGGAGTTTTCACTGAGAGACCAGGACAAATACCGCTACCGCTACCCTAAAGGAGAG TCCTATGAGGACCTGGTGCAGCGGTTGGAGCCAGTCATCATGGAGCTGGAGAGGCAGGAGAACGTCCTGGTCATCTGTCACCAGGCTGTCATGCGCTGCCTGCTCGCTTACTTCCTGGATAAGAGTGCAG AGGAGCTGCCTTTCCTGAAGTGCCCTTTGCACACTGTATTGAAGCTGACCCCTGTGGCGTATG GATGTAAAGTAGAGTCTGTCTGGTTGAATGTGGAAGCTGTGAACACCCATAGGGACAGGCCAGAG AATGTAGACATTTCACGGATGCCGGAAGAAGCCCTGTTCACAGTCCCCGCCCACCAGTGA
- the LOC118388593 gene encoding 6-phosphofructo-2-kinase/fructose-2,6-bisphosphatase 4-like isoform X2 produces the protein MRGSCRPRATQDWTVCMTNCPTLIVTVGLPARGKTYISKKLTRYLNWIGVPTKEFNVGQYRRECVKIYKSFEFFHPDNEEGLKIRRQCALTALNDVCQYLTVEGGQVAVFDATNTTRERRWTITRFAEQNGFKVFFVESVCEDPDVIAENIAQVKLGSPDYIDCNTEEVIEDFMKRIKCYENSYQPLDEVLDRDLSYIKIMDVGRRYLVNRVLDHIQSRIVYYLMNIHITPRSIYLCRHGESDLNVKGRIGGDSGLSGRGKEFAKCLGKFIQEQNINNLKVWTSQMKRTIQTAEAVAVPYEQWKALNEIDAGVCEEMTYEEIQLHFPVEFSLRDQDKYRYRYPKGESYEDLVQRLEPVIMELERQENVLVICHQAVMRCLLAYFLDKSAEELPFLKCPLHTVLKLTPVAYGCKVESVWLNVEAVNTHRDRPENVDISRMPEEALFTVPAHQ, from the exons tatgTATGACCAACTGTCCCACCCTCATTGTGACGGTGGGCCTCCCAGCGAGAGGGAAGACCTACATCTCCAAGAAGCTGACCCGCTATCTCAACTGGATTGGCGTGCCAACCAAAG AGTTCAACGTGGGTCAGTACAGGAGGGAGTGTGTGAAGATCTACAAGTCTTTTGAGTTTTTCCATCCAGACAATGAAGAGGGGCTGAAGATCAGGAG GCAGTGTGCACTGACGGCGCTGAATGATGTGTGCCAGTACCTGACTGTGGAGGGAGGCCAGGTGGCG GTGTTTGATGCCACTAACACCaccagggagaggagatggaccaTCACCAGGTTTGCAGAGCAGAATGGCTTTAAG GTGTTCTTTGTGGAGTCTGTGTGTGAAGACCCTGATGTCATTGCAGAGAACATAGCG CAAGTGAAGCTGGGTAGTCCTGATTACATAGACTGTAATACAGAGGAGGTCATCGAGGACTTCATGAAGAGAATCAAGTGCTACGAGAACTCTTACCAGCCACTGGATGAGGTTCTAGACAG GGATCTGTCCTACATTAAGATCATGGACGTGGGCCGGAGATACCTGGTGAACAGGGTGCTGGACCACATCCAGAGCCGCATTGTCTACTACCTAATGAATATCCACATCACACCACGTTCCATCTACCTGTGTCGCCATGGAGAGAGTGACCTCAACGTCAAAGGACGCATCGGAGGAGACTCAGGCCTGTCTGGCAGGGGCAAGGAG TTTGCAAAGTGTCTGGGGAAGTTTATCCAGGAGCAAAACATTAACAATCTGAAGGTGTGGACCAGTCAGATGAAGAGAACCATTCAGACAGCCGAGGCCGTGGCTGTCCCCTATGAGCAGTGGAAGGCTCTCAACGAGATCGATGCT GGTGTGTGTGAAGAGATGACGTATGAGGAGATTCAGCTACATTTCCCTGTGGAGTTTTCACTGAGAGACCAGGACAAATACCGCTACCGCTACCCTAAAGGAGAG TCCTATGAGGACCTGGTGCAGCGGTTGGAGCCAGTCATCATGGAGCTGGAGAGGCAGGAGAACGTCCTGGTCATCTGTCACCAGGCTGTCATGCGCTGCCTGCTCGCTTACTTCCTGGATAAGAGTGCAG AGGAGCTGCCTTTCCTGAAGTGCCCTTTGCACACTGTATTGAAGCTGACCCCTGTGGCGTATG GATGTAAAGTAGAGTCTGTCTGGTTGAATGTGGAAGCTGTGAACACCCATAGGGACAGGCCAGAG AATGTAGACATTTCACGGATGCCGGAAGAAGCCCTGTTCACAGTCCCCGCCCACCAGTGA